In Streptomyces sp. ML-6, the genomic stretch TGGCGAGCAGCACCCCGATCACCAGCGGGGCCAGGGTCACGGCCAGGGTCGTACCGGCGGTGGTCACGTGCTGGAGGCGGGGGCGGTGCGGGGTGTCGGGAAGCATGCTGCCAATTGGACCCCCGGCGGCCCGTCCGGGGGATGGGCCGCCGTACTCAGCCCGATGGGCCCGTTGTACTCATACGTATGTGTGTCCGATACCCGGCGTCCGCGAGCGCCCCTACACCGTGGTGCCGGGGCCCGCGCCCGCTCCCGGGGCGGCCTTGATGCCCTTGGTGATCTCGTCCATCACGGAGAGCGCCGGAGCCTTGGAACTGACGTCGAAACCGGAACGGACGACGATCAGCATGTCCTCGGCCGCCGGGGACGGGAAGGCCAGCGACTGGACGTACCCGTCGTCGCCGTTCTTCGTCACGACCTTCCAGCGCACCAGATACCCCTTCTCGCCGGCCACGGTGACCGCCTCCGACTTGAGCTCCTCGTGCGAGGTGATGCCCCCGTAGATCTTCTCGCCGTACGACTCGGAGGCGTTGGCGGAGATGTCCTTCAGCGCCGTGGCCCTGGGCGTCGTGGTGTCGAGCCCCAGCGCCTTCGCGGGCATGGAGAACACCCCGCCGCGCACGCACTTCTCGGACGTGTCGCCGGGACAGGGGTACTCGCCCGTGGTCACTCCCGCGCCCGCGATCCCCGAGGTGCCCTTCCAGCCGTCGGGCACCGGGAGGCTGATGCCGCCGGCCAGGTCCGTGGCGTAGCCGTCCTCGGCCTGCGGGGGCCGTTGCCCGGGGGACCCGTCCCGGTCCTCGCCCCCCGGTGCGCCCGGTCCGCGCCGGGTGTCGTCGGAGGGCGGGGCGGACGGGGTCGCGGACGCGTGCTTCCCGGAGCCGTCGGAGCGGTCCGCCCACAGGAGGACGCCGCCCCCGACGACGGCGAGGGCCACCACACCGGCGGTGAGCCCGATGCCGACGCGCATCCGGCGGCGCCGGGTCCCGCCGGGAGGCAGACGGAGGTGGTCGGTCCACCGGGTGCCGTCCCACCAGCGTTCGTGAACGGGGCCTGTTCCTGTGTGCCCGGGGTCTGGGTGCCAGCCGGGCGGACTCATCTGGGTCACGGGCCCCACCGTAGAACGGTTGCGTGAGAATCGTATGAATCAGCTGTGCCGACGGGGGGCGGGGGGCTCCGCCGCCCCGCACGAGACCGGTTGTCGGCGCTCGAACAGCACGGGCCGGGCAACTGGGGGCGGACGACTGACGGGCGGGGCCGGGCGGGGCGAAAATCATGGCGACGCCGACCCGGGAGCCGCCTACGCTCATTGGATGTCGATCAACCAGTACCCCGCCAAGCCCGTACCCGGTGACCGCGTCGCCGTACTGTCCCCCTCCTCCGGCCTTCCTGGTCTCCTGCCGCTGCCCCACGAGTTGGGGCTGCGCAGGCTCCGCGAGGAGTTCGGGCTCGAACCGGTGGAGTACCCGACGACGCGGAAGATGGGCTCCACCCCGCAGGAACGGGCGGCCGACATCCACGCCGCGTTCGCCGACCCCGACATCAAGGCCGTGATCTCCAGCATCGGCGGCGACGACCAGATCACCGTGCTGCCGCACCTGGACCGCGACTTGCTGCGCGCCCACCCCAAGCCCTTCTTCGGGTACAGCGACAACACCAACCTGCTGGCGCTCCTCGACAACCTGGGCATCGTCGGCTATCACGGAGGCACGGTGATGTGCGAGCTCGGGCGGCCCGGCGCGATGCACCCGCTGACCGCCGACTCGCTGCGGGCCGCGCTCTTCACCCACGGCGCCTTCGAGCTCACCCCGGCCAAGGAGACCAACGGCGCGAACGGCCGGTGGGAGGACCCGCGCACCTTCGACTCCGAACCCGGCATGCGCCCCTGCGACGGCTGGATCTGGCACAACGCCGACGGCCGGACCGTGAAGGGGGCGAGCTGGGGCGGAAACGTGGAGATCCTTTCCTGGCTGCTGATGGCCGACCGCGAGATCGGGCCGGTGGACAGCTACGCGGGGCGGGTGCTGTTCCTCGAGACGTCCGAGGAGATGCCGACGGCCGACGAGGTCTACTGGATCCTGCGGAGCATGGGGGAGCGGGGGCTGCTCGCCCAGTTCCCGGCCCTGCTCATGGGCCGGGCCAAGAACTGGTCCTTCGACCAGCCGCTCGGCACCGAGGAGGGGGAGCGGTACCGCGAGGAGCAACGGCAGGCGGTCCTGCGGGCGTTGGACGAGTACGCCCCCGGGACCATGGCCGTCCTCGACGTCGATCTCGGCCACACCGACCCGCAGCTGGTCATTCCGTACGGCGGACAGATCGAGGTGGACGGAGCGGCCCGCCGCATCGTCGTCACCTACTGAGCCGGAACCGGGAACGGACGCCGGAACCGGGGAACGGGCAGCTCCGGAGCTTTGGTCCGACCATACGCGGTGTGTGACATAGTGGAGGATCGGGCAGCAGAAACGACGGCAACCGGACGATTCCGGCCGAGGCAGGGAGTGACGGATGCCCGTCGAATGGCAACCCGTACGACAGTCCCGTACGCATGAGCTCGTGCTCCGGAGCATCGAGGAGCGGGTGTTCTCCGGTGAGCTCCGGGCGGGC encodes the following:
- a CDS encoding DUF2510 domain-containing protein: MSPPGWHPDPGHTGTGPVHERWWDGTRWTDHLRLPPGGTRRRRMRVGIGLTAGVVALAVVGGGVLLWADRSDGSGKHASATPSAPPSDDTRRGPGAPGGEDRDGSPGQRPPQAEDGYATDLAGGISLPVPDGWKGTSGIAGAGVTTGEYPCPGDTSEKCVRGGVFSMPAKALGLDTTTPRATALKDISANASESYGEKIYGGITSHEELKSEAVTVAGEKGYLVRWKVVTKNGDDGYVQSLAFPSPAAEDMLIVVRSGFDVSSKAPALSVMDEITKGIKAAPGAGAGPGTTV
- a CDS encoding S66 peptidase family protein, which translates into the protein MSINQYPAKPVPGDRVAVLSPSSGLPGLLPLPHELGLRRLREEFGLEPVEYPTTRKMGSTPQERAADIHAAFADPDIKAVISSIGGDDQITVLPHLDRDLLRAHPKPFFGYSDNTNLLALLDNLGIVGYHGGTVMCELGRPGAMHPLTADSLRAALFTHGAFELTPAKETNGANGRWEDPRTFDSEPGMRPCDGWIWHNADGRTVKGASWGGNVEILSWLLMADREIGPVDSYAGRVLFLETSEEMPTADEVYWILRSMGERGLLAQFPALLMGRAKNWSFDQPLGTEEGERYREEQRQAVLRALDEYAPGTMAVLDVDLGHTDPQLVIPYGGQIEVDGAARRIVVTY